The Streptomyces sp. NBC_00597 DNA segment GGCCAGTGCGGAGCAGGGCGCCAAGCTCGTCGCCGGGGGCACCCACGAGGGGCTGTTCTACCGGCCGACCGTGCTGGCGGGCGTCGCCGACGACACCCCCGCGTACGCGGAGGAGGTTTTCGGCCCGGTGGCGCCCGTACGGTCCTTCGGCACGGAGGAGGAGGCGGTGGCCCTGGCTTCGGCGGGCCCGTACGGCCTCTCCCTCGGGATCGTGACCCGGGACGCGGCGCGCGGGCTGGAGCTGGCCGGGCGGATCCCGACCGGGATCGCGCACGTCAACGACCAGACGGTGAACGACGAGGCGGTGGCCCCCTTCGGCGGGGTGGGCGCCTCCGGCACGGGAGCCCGGTTCGGCGGGGAGGCGAACCTGGACGCCTTCACGGAGCTGCGCTGGACCACGGTCCGCTCGACCCCGGCGGGGCACCCCTTCTGAGGGCCTGGCGGGCCTGGCGGGCCTGCGGCCTGCGCGCGGCGTCGGGCCCCGGGCGGAATGCGCGGGGCGGGCCGATCGTTCAAGGTGCATACAAGGCAATCAGGAGGTCTGGACACCGTGGCTACTGTCGAGCTCACCAAGGAGAACTTCGACCGGACGGTCAGCGAGAACCCGTTCGTGCTGATCGATTTCTGGGCGGGATGGTGCCGGCCCTGCCTCCAGTTCGCCCCGGTCTACGAGAAGGCCTCGCAGGCCCACCCGGATCTGGTCTTCGCCAAGGTGGACACGGAGGCCCAGCAGGAGCTGGCCGGCGCTTTCCAGATCACCTCGATCCCGACGCTGATGATCGTCCGCGATCAGGTGGCGATCTTCGCGCAGCCCGGCGCGCTGCCGGAGGCCGCGCTGACGGACCTCATCGGGCAGGCGCGGGCGCTGGACATGGAGGAGGTGCGCGCGAAGATCGCCGCGTCGCAGCAGGAGGGCCGGCCGGGCGCGGGGGACTCCGCCGGCACGCCGGAGGCCTGAACACCGCCCCTTCGCGCCTGCGCCCGTTCTTGAGATCCCCGCCCGCGCCTCGCGCCTGCGGCGCGTCGTTCGTGGTCCACACGTAAGGTGACGGGGACATGAGCCCCTGGGACCACGGACGGTGACGGTGTCGGAAGCGGTGGAGTACGACGTAGTGGTGCTCGGCGGGGGTCCGGCCGGCGAGAACGTCGTGGACCGGACCCGCGCCGCCGGGCTGAGCACCGCCCTGGTGGAGGCCGAACTCATCGGCGGGGAGTGCTCGTACTGGGCCTGCGTCCCGAGCAAGGCGCTGCTACGCCCGGCGCTGGCCAGGGCCGATGCCCGCCGGGTGCCGGGCCTCGCGGGCTCGGTCGGCGGGCCGCTCGACGCGCAGGCCGTGTTCGCGCACCGCGACTACTGGACCGGCAGTTGGAAGGACGACGGCCAGGTCGACTGGTTGGACTCCATCGGTGCCCACGTCTACCGCGGCCACGGCCGTCTGTACGGCTACCGCAAGGTCGCCGTCACCAGCCCCGAGGGCGAGCACCACGTGCTCGCCGCCCGGCACGCGGTGGTCGTGGCCACCGGTACCCGGGCCGTGGTCCCGGACGTGCCCGGGATCGCCGGGGCGCGGCCGTGGACCAGCCGCGAGGCCACCTCGGCCCGGGAGGTGCCGGGGCGGCTGCTGATCGTGGGCGGCTCGGTGGTGGCCGCCGAGATGGCCACGGCCTGGCAGGCCCTCGGCTCGCAGGTCACGGTCCTCGTGAGGGGTGCACGGATGCTGCCTCGGATGGAGGACTTCGCCGGGGAGCTGGTCGCCGAGGCGCTGCGCGAGGCCGGCGCGGTCGTCCGTACGGAAGTCTCCGTCGAGGCGGTCGTCCGTGACGGTTCGACCGGGCCCGTACGGGTCGTACTGGAGGGCGGCGAGGTCCTGGAGGGCGACGAGCTGCTGGTGGCGACCGGCCGCTCTCCGCACACGCAGGACATCGGGCTGGAGACCGTCGGGCTGACCCCCGGCGACTGGATCGCGGTCGACGACACCTGCCGGGTCCTGGACCACGACTGGCTGTACGCCGTCGGCGATGTGAACCACCGCGCGCTGTTGACCCACCAGGGCAAGTACCAGGCCCGGATCGCGGGCGCGGCCATCGCCGCCCGCGCGGCGGGCAGCCCCGCACTGGACACCGCCCGCTGGGGCGCGCACGCGGCGACCGCCGATACGCAGGCCCTGCCGCAGGCGGTGTTCACCGACCCGGAGGCCGCGGCGGTCGGCCTCACCCTCGCCGAGGCCGAACGGGCCGGTCACCGGGTACGTGCCGTCGACTACGACCTGGGCAAGGTCTCGGGCGCCGGCCTGTACGCCGACGGGTACCGCGGCCGGGCCAGGATGGTCGTCGACCTGGACCGGGAGGTGCTCCTCGGGGTCACCTTCGTCGGGCCGGGCGCGGCCGAGCTCCTGCACGCGGCCACGGTCGCGGTGGCGGGGGAGGTCCCGATCGGGCGGTTGTGGCACGCGGTCCCGGCGTTCCCGACGATCAGCGAGGTCTGGCTCAGGCTGCTGGAGGCGTACCGGGGGTAGTCGTGGCCCGCCGGTAGCTGCTGCCGTCCCGGGTGCGGATCAGCAGCCCCGCGGTGATGAGGTACCGCCGCAGCGCCGAGCAGTCCTCGTGAACGGTGCGCAGCGCGTCGTTCACCTCGGGCTCCGTGTAGGCCCTGTCGGGTGCGAAGAGGGTCTCGGCGAGGTGGGCGAGGAGCTGCTCGCGGCGGCCGGCCTTGCGCGGGATCGCGGTGAGCCGCCCGCCGGAGAAGAGGTCGGCGACGCCGCGCCGCGCATTCGGTCGGGCGGCGTGGGGCGGGAGGTCGTTCTGTGACATGACAGCGAGCCTGTCGGACTCCCGTATTTGCGGCAAAGGGTTTTCGGCGGCCGCGGTCGCGGTCAACCACGGGCCGCAGGTGAAGAGGTGACGGCCGTTCGTCTTGCTGAGCGGACGCCTGGTGGCCGCTGTTGATCGAGGCCGAGTTCAAGCAGGGCCTCGGCGCTCCGCTCTGCGACGCCCTGAGCGTCTCGCTGAAGCAGGCCGCCGCCGCCCCGGCGTCGGCGGTGTATCCGGCCCGCGTACCAGCAGGTGGTGGAGTTTCCGGCGCACCGCCCAGACCCGTACCGGCGAAAGACCCGCCGGCCCCGGAGCGCTCCGGGGCCGGCGGGCTTCTTCGTACGCGGGTCGCCGGCGCCCGTCAGGGGCCGACGGTGATCTGCTGCGCCGGGTCGGTCGTGTCGGTGACCTTGTACACGGCGTTGAAGACGGACGAGGTCGCGCTGGTCGGACAGCCGAACCCGCCGGTGACCGTGACCGGCACGGAGGCGTTGGTGAAGGTCAGGCTCGGCGGGGCGCCGTTCGCCCAGGTCCCGGGGACGTTCGCCGGGGCGGTCGGGGCGGCGGTGACCGTACAGGTGGCCAGGCCGGACGTCTGCACGACGAGCCCGCCGACCGGGACGGTCATGGTGGCGGTGATCGGGGAGCCGTCCTGCATCGAGACCGACCAGGAGCCGCTGGTGGTGACGGTCGGGGTCACTCCCCAGACGCTGGACGTGCAGGAGCTGTACGTCGGCGGGGAGATCGGCGAGGAGACGGGCCCGGAGGCGTTCTGGTTCCCGGGGGCGGCCGGGACCGTGCCGGTGGAGACGGAGACCGTACAAGTCACCGTCACCGAACCGGCCTTGAGGGTGGCCTTGCCGCTGAGGGTGGCCTTGAACGAGTGCCCGGCCGGGGTGACGGTGGTCGACCCGGCCAGCGGTAAGGGTGCGGCGGTGGCGGTGACCGAGGCCACCGACAGCGCTCCGGCGGCGGCGAGGCCGAGGGCGAATGCGGTACGCGTGCGGCTCATGGTGGCGCTCCTTGGGGATCGGGGTGCGGGCTGGAGCCGGTGGGTGTGGGGGACTGCGGTGGTTCGGGGGACCGTGGCGGTGCGGGCTGCTACGGCGCGGGGGGCGCGGGGGACTGCGGCGCAGCAGAGGGGCGTGCGGCGGCGTGCGGCTGCCAGGCGAACATCAGCCCGCCGCCGAGGATCCCGAGCAGGGTGCCGATCAGGAACCCGCCGAGGTTCGACAGGACCAGTGCGGCGGTCGCGATGAGCGTGGTGAGGACCCCGGCGAGGCTGCGCTGCGCCGGCGAGAACCACGCGGTGAGGCCGAGCACGATCATGACGATGCCCATCAGGACGGACGGGATGCCCGCGATGCCCTGCTGGAGCATCACCTTCAGCGGTGCGAGCGGCAGGGCGCAGATCTCGGCCCCGGCGAGGACCGCGAAGAGCCCTCCCCAGAACGGCCTGCCCCGCCGCCACCGCCGCCAGCGGCTCAGAAGCATTCCTTCTTGCCCTTGCTGATGTTCATGCTCAGCCCGGACAGCTTGAAGGTGCCCGCATTCGTCGCCCACGCCGTCTGGTGGAGATCGGAGATGCTGACGGTGTCCGCCTGTTGGGCGAACAGGTCCTGCATGCCCACGGCTTCCGTCGGGCCCTTGTCGAGGGTGGAGGCGTCGCGGCCGATCTCTATGTTGGTGAAGACGGCGTTGCCGGACAGCTGGGTGGCGTCGACGAACAGGTTGCTGGCCTCGACGGGGCTCTTGTCGCCGGCCGTGAGGTTCAGTGAGATGTCGCCGACGATGGGGAGCGTGGTGACCACCGACTGGCAGAGGCTGTGGAGCTTGGCCTCCTTGATGGCGGTGACCGCCACGGGGATGAGCTCCTCGCGGGCGTTGACGTCGACGCTGCCGTACTGGGCGAAGCCCTCGCCTTCCAGGCTGGTCGCCGACACCTTGAACTGCTGGCCCGACACGGCGAAGGAGGCGGCGAGCACGCCTTGTGCGAGGGCGATGCCGAGGCCCGCGGTGATGGCGACGGCGGGTACGGTCAGGACGGCGAAGCGGCGCCAGCGGACGCGGCCGCCTCCCTCGTCGTCTCTGCCGGGCGGGGCGGAGGAATCCGATAAGTTGGGGGAATCTGCCATGAGATCGTCCCTTATTTCGGCTGTGCACCGTTGTTACCGACGAGTTGAATGTAAGAGTGCCAATGGGGGTTGGCAAGGTTGTTCGACCGTGCCTTTTCGGCCGACTCCTACCCGTCGGTCACTGCTCCGTGCGCAGTAGTTCGGCGACCTCCGCCTCCACCCGCCGGCCCATCGCCCGGGCGAACTCCGCGGCCACGACCTCGCCCGCCACCGGACGCAGCGCCGCCGCCGCATCCGAGATGTGATCCAGCTGGCTGGCCGAAAGCTGCTCCAGCCCGTCCGGGCCGATCACATGCCGCCGGAACAGTCCGACGAACCGGTCGGCGAGCGCGGCCGCTTGAACCTGCACGAAATCCCCCGCATCGAGGATCTCCGCCAGCGGTACGCCCTGGCGCACGAGGGTGAGCGTCGCCTCCAGCAGCCGCCGGCTCCGGTGCGTGACCCGGTCGCCCTCGATCCTTACGTACCCCAGCTCCGCGGCCCGCCGGGTGTCCTCGGCCGTCGCCGCCGGGCCGAACAGCTCGCGCAGCTCGGCCAGGGTCATGGTGACCGGCTCCTCCTGGACCCAGTCGCGGGTCATCGCCCGCTCCAGGCCCAGCAGTTGGGACAGGCCGCCGCCGGCCTCCCAAGCGTGCAGCAGCTCGGCGATCCCGTTGACGCTGTACCCGCGCCCCAGCAGATCGCTGATCAGCCGCAGCCGGGTCAAGTGGTCCGCGGAGTACCAGGCGATCCGGCCCTCGCGGCGCGGTGGCGGGAGCAGCCCGCGCTCCTGGTAGTAGCGCAGGTTGCGCACCTTGACGCCGGCCGCGCGGGCCAGGTCCTCGCGACGGTAGCGCGTGCCGTCCGTCGCACCGGTCCTGCCGTCCGTACCGTCTTCTCGCACCAGGCTGCTCACGCGGCCGAGTGTAGGACCTGGCGGGGGACCTACCGGCGGGTGTACCGGCAGGTCACATGGGGCGCGACCGCTCGTCCCGCTTGACTGCCCGCAACACCACGAACTTCGGTTCGCTCGCCGTGACTTCACTGTTGCCGAAGAGGCGGCGCAGGTGGGTGTGGTAGCCCATGTGGCGGTTGGCGACCACCCACAGCTCGCCGCCCGGACGCAGCACCTTGCGCGACTGCGCGAACATGCGCAGCGCCGTCGCGTCCGTCGTCGCCTGGTGGGAGTGGAACGGCGGGTTGCACAGGACCAGGTCGACCGAGCTCGGGTCCAGCATGGCCACGCCGTCGCCGACGAGGAAATCGGCCCGCTCGCGCTCGCGGTGGACGTTGGCGCGGAACGTGGCCTTGGCGGAGGCGACCGCCTGGTACGACTCGTCGGTGAAGACGATTTCCGCGCGCGGGTCGGCGACCGCGACGGCCGTGCCGACGACGCCGTTGCCGCAGCCCAGGTCCACGACCCGGGCGCCGTTGGTGTTGGTCGGGATGCTCTGGAGGAAGAAGCGGGTGCCGACGTCGAGCCGGTCCGCGCAGAAGATTCCGGCGTGGTTGACGGCGGTCAGGCCGGCGCCCGAGCCCGCGTCCTCGTCCAGGGTGTAGGTGACCGGCCACGGGTCGACCGTGCGCGCCGCAGCGGCACTGGGCGTGCAGAAGATCAGCCGGGCCTTCTTCTCGGCGAGCGAGGTCTTGGTCGGGCCGAGGATCCGCTCGAAGAGCTTCAGCGTGGAGGTGTGGATCTCCTTTACCATGCCGGTGCCCACGACGACCGTGCCCGCGTGCACGTGCGGAGCCAGCCGGTACAGCTGGTCCTCCAGCAGCGCCAGGCTCTTCGGCACCCGGACCAGGAGCACGTCGATCCGCTCGGGCGGCGGGTCCTGGGTGGTCAGCAGCCGCACCGTGGACTTGGCGGTGCCGATCCCGGCGCGGTCCAGGTTCGCGGCGGTACCGGACCGGGCCAGGTAGGAGTCGGTGATCTGCGTCGGGCGGTACGCGGCCAGAGCCGTCGTCAGCGCCCCCCAGCGGTCCCCGAGGATGGTGATCTGCCCGGCGCCGGCCAGGTCCACCGGGCCGCGTTCCCCCGTACCGGAGTCGAGGTGGCGCAGCAGGTACTCGTCGGCGGCGTCCCAGGCGCGGAGCTGGTCGCGCGGGTCTTCGGGGAAGCGGGTGAGCTCGTAGGAGCCGAAAGGCGTGGTCAGACGGTTCATCGTGCCCCCAGGCTAACCGAGACGGCAGCCCGGCCCGGCACGGCGCAGCCTTTTCTCCACCTACTCGGGGAAGTCTCCGGCCATGGCGGCGGCGAGCCGCAGGTACCGGGCCGCCTCGTCGGCACGGCCCAGGCGCTCCAGCGTCCGGCCGAGCATCAGCTGCGCGTAGTCCTCCACCGGCCAGCGCTCCAGGATGGCGCGGAGCTCCTGGTCGGCGCGGGAGAGCTGGGCGGAGTGGTAGTAGGCGCGGGCCAGCAGCAGCCGGGGCGCCAGCTGCTCGGGGGCCTCGGCGGCCAGCGCGTGCAGGACGCGGGCGGCCGTCGCGTACTCCTTCGCGTCGAAGAAGAGCCGGGCCCGCTCCCAGCGCTCGGCTGCCGTTCCGTGCTCGAAGTACGCCGTCGCCGTGTCCATCGCGTCCCTTCCGCCGTTCGGGTGGTGTGTCCGCCCCCTCCAACACGAGACGGCAGCCGGACATTCCACCGAACAGGGCGCTGGTGGGGGTACTAAGTTGTGCGGTATGAGCAATCTCGATCGCCAGCCCGCTCTCTCCGCTTGCGGCGGCCGCGGATTCGTCGTGGCCGAACCCGTCCGCGAGCTCCTCAGCCCGCGCACGGTCAAGCTCGGGGAGTCCACCGAGGTCCGCCGACTCCTGCCGAACCTGGGCCGCCGCATGGTGGGCGCTTGGTGCTTCGTCGACCACTACGGCCCGGACGACATCGCCGGCGAGCCCGGCATGCAGGTCGCCCCGCACCCCCACACCGGGCTCCAGACCGTGAGCTGGCTCCACGACGGCGAGGTGCTCCACCGGGACAGCGTCGGCAGCCTTGAGACGATCCGCCCGCGCGAGCTCGGCCTGATGACCTCCGGCCGCGGCATCAGCCACTCCGAGGAGAGCCCCCGCTCGCACGGCCGCGTCCTGCACGGGGCCCAGCTGTGGGTGGCCCTCCCCGAGGTCCACCGCAACGTGGATCCGCACTTCCAGCACCACGCGCAGCTCCCGCAGGTGACGGCGCCGGGCCTGACCGCGACGGTCATCCTGGGCACCCTGGACACGGCCACCTCGCCGGGCACGGCGTACAGCCCCATCGTCGGCGCCGACCTCGCCCTCGCGGCGGGCACCGAGACCAGGCTCCCGCTCGACCCGGACTTCGAGTACGCGGTGCTCTCGATGTCGGGGGAAGCCCACGTGGACGGCGTCCCGGTCCTCCCGGGCTCGATGCTCTACCTCGGCTGCGGCCGCACGGAACTCCCCCTGCGCGCGACGGCGGACGCGGGCCTGATGCTCCTGGGCGGCGAGCCGTTCGAGGAGGAGATCGTGATGTTCTGGAACTGGATCGGACGGTCACACGATGATATCGCGCAGGCTCGCGAAGACTGGATGAACGGGACGCGATTCGGTGAGGTGAAGGGCTACGACGGCCCTCCGATTCCGTCCCCCGAACTGCCGCCAACTCACCTGAAGCCCAGGGGAAGAGTGCGTTGACCTGCCATTTCATGCCGCCCCCGGCCGGGCGCAGCGCGCGCGGCACCCTTTCCGCTTCTTGTTGCCGAAGGGGGGTCGTCGGACATTGTCCGACGGCCTTCGGGGTGCGCGATCGAGTCTCAGGTGTTGCAGGCTGTAATCAGCTCTGGTTGGACGAATGCTGACCTTTTGCTGACTTTACTGACGAGTAGTTAGATCGGCCCTAGGTTTGCGCCAGATTGCCTTGCCCGCAAAGGACGGCGGATGCCGCCCTTCCCTCGTCGGCTCCGACGGCTTTGTCGGCGGAGCTGGCCAAGGCGTTCGATCTGTCGCCGGAGTGGGCGCGGTGGCATGTGGTGGACCTTGTGGACAAGTGACAACAGCCTCGCTGCTCCGGTCCTGCCCGCCAGCCACTGGCGGGAGACTGTGCGGGTGCTGGAGGTTGCGCCCCCGGGCAGACCAGACGTAGCTGCTGCTCGGCGAGGAATGATGTGCTGATCGCCTAGGCGATCGAGGCCCGGACCGTGCGCGCTTGCTGCGCAATCACCGGCAGTGTGTGCTGAATCTCCGGAGTCAGGGTATGACGCCGCCGTTGCAGAAATTGTCGCTGCTCGCCAGAGTCCGGTAAGTGACTCCTTCCCAGCCGTTGGGGCGGTCAGCGAGGCGTGTGGCGGCCTCGTCCGCCAAGTAGTTGCGCACTTCCTGGGCCCCACCAGTGTGACGCAGAGTGGTGAGCAGGCTGAGGATGCCGCTCAGGGTGCGGTTCGCTTGGATGGCGAAGAGACTGGACAGTCCAAAAAGTCCGAAGTGGTACTGAACTCGATCAGCGAGGACTTGATCCCAGGATGGCGAGGGGCTGACGAAGAATTCGAGCCAAAGAGGGCTGTCGTCCACGATCCTCGCGTCGAGCCAGTGGTCATCGTCGATGCGGTCGAGGTAGGGGTGCAGGGGAGTCGTCTCAAGACTCGTCGGGAGGGCGTCGCCCTTGGCGTGGTTGCAGTCGGCGCAGGCGGGCACCAGATTCAAGGGATCGACGCACAACGCGGGGAACGACTTCTTTGGCAGGACGTGGTCAAGGGTTCTGACGACCCCGTGTCCGCACAAGGGGCAACGATCATGTTGCGGGGCTGTTCTCAGCTGCTCGTAGATGACTCGACCGTTCTTGGTACCGAGCATGCCGTTCTCGTAGATCCACGCCACGGCTTCGGCCGCTGAGATATTCGGTAGAGCGAAGGCCACGCACTCCAGGGTGTGCAGGGAGCCTTGCTGGGCCGCGCACCGGAATTGCTCGCCCGCTTCCTCGATGCTGTCAGTGGCGGCCAGAAGTCGCGCCTGGCGGGACGCGTTCCTGGTGCCGGCCACACACGCCTCGTAACTTTGACGGGCGGTGACCCTAGGCGGCTCCAGCGGACACATCAGCGGCGCCCCTGCGACGTTTGGTAGGCGAGCAGAATCCGTGCGAGGCCCTTCGCCTCCCCGCCGAGCTGTCCGCCGAATCGGGCCAGGACCTGCTCGTACGTGCCCAGTTCCCGGACTGCCTTCTCGATCTCGGCGTGAAACCCGGACCGTCGGACTTCGAGGCCGAATATCTCGTGGGTGAGAACCCCGACGTTCTCGCCGTAGGTCTCGATCGATGGCCGCTCCGGCTGCATGGTGCCCTGGCGGCTGACCTTCCAGACACAGGAGCGCGGGACCTCCTGCAGGACCACCGGCGAGTGGGTGCCCAGGACTGCGACCGCATTGCGGTCGGTGAGCAGGTCGGACAGGGCCCTGACGAAGGAGGCAGAAGCGGGGGATGCAGATGTCCTTCAGGCTCGTCGAGGAGCACCAGCGAC contains these protein-coding regions:
- a CDS encoding thioredoxin family protein gives rise to the protein MATVELTKENFDRTVSENPFVLIDFWAGWCRPCLQFAPVYEKASQAHPDLVFAKVDTEAQQELAGAFQITSIPTLMIVRDQVAIFAQPGALPEAALTDLIGQARALDMEEVRAKIAASQQEGRPGAGDSAGTPEA
- a CDS encoding NAD(P)/FAD-dependent oxidoreductase, with protein sequence MEYDVVVLGGGPAGENVVDRTRAAGLSTALVEAELIGGECSYWACVPSKALLRPALARADARRVPGLAGSVGGPLDAQAVFAHRDYWTGSWKDDGQVDWLDSIGAHVYRGHGRLYGYRKVAVTSPEGEHHVLAARHAVVVATGTRAVVPDVPGIAGARPWTSREATSAREVPGRLLIVGGSVVAAEMATAWQALGSQVTVLVRGARMLPRMEDFAGELVAEALREAGAVVRTEVSVEAVVRDGSTGPVRVVLEGGEVLEGDELLVATGRSPHTQDIGLETVGLTPGDWIAVDDTCRVLDHDWLYAVGDVNHRALLTHQGKYQARIAGAAIAARAAGSPALDTARWGAHAATADTQALPQAVFTDPEAAAVGLTLAEAERAGHRVRAVDYDLGKVSGAGLYADGYRGRARMVVDLDREVLLGVTFVGPGAAELLHAATVAVAGEVPIGRLWHAVPAFPTISEVWLRLLEAYRG
- a CDS encoding DUF2087 domain-containing protein produces the protein MSQNDLPPHAARPNARRGVADLFSGGRLTAIPRKAGRREQLLAHLAETLFAPDRAYTEPEVNDALRTVHEDCSALRRYLITAGLLIRTRDGSSYRRATTTPGTPPAA
- a CDS encoding DUF6114 domain-containing protein, translating into MLLSRWRRWRRGRPFWGGLFAVLAGAEICALPLAPLKVMLQQGIAGIPSVLMGIVMIVLGLTAWFSPAQRSLAGVLTTLIATAALVLSNLGGFLIGTLLGILGGGLMFAWQPHAAARPSAAPQSPAPPAP
- a CDS encoding DUF6230 family protein, with translation MADSPNLSDSSAPPGRDDEGGGRVRWRRFAVLTVPAVAITAGLGIALAQGVLAASFAVSGQQFKVSATSLEGEGFAQYGSVDVNAREELIPVAVTAIKEAKLHSLCQSVVTTLPIVGDISLNLTAGDKSPVEASNLFVDATQLSGNAVFTNIEIGRDASTLDKGPTEAVGMQDLFAQQADTVSISDLHQTAWATNAGTFKLSGLSMNISKGKKECF
- a CDS encoding MerR family transcriptional regulator → MSSLVREDGTDGRTGATDGTRYRREDLARAAGVKVRNLRYYQERGLLPPPRREGRIAWYSADHLTRLRLISDLLGRGYSVNGIAELLHAWEAGGGLSQLLGLERAMTRDWVQEEPVTMTLAELRELFGPAATAEDTRRAAELGYVRIEGDRVTHRSRRLLEATLTLVRQGVPLAEILDAGDFVQVQAAALADRFVGLFRRHVIGPDGLEQLSASQLDHISDAAAALRPVAGEVVAAEFARAMGRRVEAEVAELLRTEQ
- a CDS encoding methyltransferase encodes the protein MTTPFGSYELTRFPEDPRDQLRAWDAADEYLLRHLDSGTGERGPVDLAGAGQITILGDRWGALTTALAAYRPTQITDSYLARSGTAANLDRAGIGTAKSTVRLLTTQDPPPERIDVLLVRVPKSLALLEDQLYRLAPHVHAGTVVVGTGMVKEIHTSTLKLFERILGPTKTSLAEKKARLIFCTPSAAAARTVDPWPVTYTLDEDAGSGAGLTAVNHAGIFCADRLDVGTRFFLQSIPTNTNGARVVDLGCGNGVVGTAVAVADPRAEIVFTDESYQAVASAKATFRANVHRERERADFLVGDGVAMLDPSSVDLVLCNPPFHSHQATTDATALRMFAQSRKVLRPGGELWVVANRHMGYHTHLRRLFGNSEVTASEPKFVVLRAVKRDERSRPM
- a CDS encoding tetratricopeptide repeat protein, whose protein sequence is MDTATAYFEHGTAAERWERARLFFDAKEYATAARVLHALAAEAPEQLAPRLLLARAYYHSAQLSRADQELRAILERWPVEDYAQLMLGRTLERLGRADEAARYLRLAAAMAGDFPE
- a CDS encoding pirin family protein, giving the protein MSNLDRQPALSACGGRGFVVAEPVRELLSPRTVKLGESTEVRRLLPNLGRRMVGAWCFVDHYGPDDIAGEPGMQVAPHPHTGLQTVSWLHDGEVLHRDSVGSLETIRPRELGLMTSGRGISHSEESPRSHGRVLHGAQLWVALPEVHRNVDPHFQHHAQLPQVTAPGLTATVILGTLDTATSPGTAYSPIVGADLALAAGTETRLPLDPDFEYAVLSMSGEAHVDGVPVLPGSMLYLGCGRTELPLRATADAGLMLLGGEPFEEEIVMFWNWIGRSHDDIAQAREDWMNGTRFGEVKGYDGPPIPSPELPPTHLKPRGRVR